One Felis catus isolate Fca126 chromosome D1, F.catus_Fca126_mat1.0, whole genome shotgun sequence DNA segment encodes these proteins:
- the LOC101080738 gene encoding olfactory receptor 5L1-like, with protein sequence MGKGNCSGVTEFILLGFAEAPELRVALFSVFFLIYGVTVLGNLGMMAVIQVSCHLHTPMYFFLSHLSFVDFCYSTVIVPKMLTNILNEDKTISFLGCSVQFYLFCTCVVSEVFLLAVMAYDRFVAIWNPLLYTVTMSRNLCVEVVSCCYLCGMVCSLIHLCLALEITSYRSNVIDHFFCDLPPLLSLACSDVTMNELLLYIVATFNEITTIVIILTSYLLILITILRMHSAEGRRKAFSTCASHLTAILVFHGTILFTYCRPSSGNSMDTDKVATVFYTVVIPMLNPLIYSLRNKDVKEALRKMVSSKIFS encoded by the coding sequence ATGGGCAAGGGAAACTGCTCCGGTGTGACCGAGTTCATTCTCCTCGGATTCGCAGAAGCCCCTGAGTTGAGAGTTGccctcttctctgtgttctttctcaTCTATGGAGTCACGGTGCTGGGCAACCTGGGCATGATGGCAGTGATTCAGGTCAGCTGTCACCTTCACActcccatgtactttttcctcaGCCACTTATCCTTTGTGGATTTTTGCTACTCCACCGTCATCGTGCCAAAGATGCTAACTAATATCTTAAACGAGGACAAAACCATTTCCTTCCTGGGGTGCAGCGTGCAATTCTACTTGTTTTGTACATGTGTGGTAAGTGAGGTCTTCCTGTTGGCggtcatggcctatgaccgcttcGTGGCCATCTGGAACCCACTGTTGTACACGGTCACCATGTCCCGGAATCTCTGTGTGGAGGTGGTGTCTTGTTGCTACCTGTGTGGGATGGTGTGTTCTCTGATCCACTTGTGTTTAGCTCTTGAGATCACATCCTACAGATCAAATGTGATTGACCACTTCTTCTGCGATCTGCCTCCTCTCTTGTCCCTTGCTTGCTCTGATGTGACTATGAATGAACTGCTGCTGTACATCGTGGCCACCTTCAATGAGATCACCACCATTGTGATCATCCTCACCTCCTACTTGCTAATTCTCATCACCATCCTGAGGATGCACTCTGCCGAGGGAAGGCGCAAAGCCTTTTCCACCTGTGCCTCCCACCTCACAGCCATCCTTGTCTTCCACGGAACAATCCTTTTCACTTACTGCCGGCCCAGTTCTGGCAACAGTATGGATACTGACAAGGTGGCCACGGTGTTCTACACTGTAGTGATTCCCATGCTCAACCCCCTCATCTATAGCCTCCGGAACAAGGATGTGAAGGAAGCGCTCAGAAAAATGGTGAGCTccaaaatattttcctag